The Crocinitomicaceae bacterium genome includes a region encoding these proteins:
- a CDS encoding T9SS type A sorting domain-containing protein: MKRIKTALLFIISFVFYLSGISQTMTEKVNNYNTFTSTTTDITKELLNLVPEEFHNHPEFGMLPYNAPCTNCIELIHLRTDSTRMFVEKGSEGTQFYSQASYGYIHYKDEQGYLRTYDQRMMPDAHHPGRFLSLHQDFPMIIDTENKLTSFVLPSGEIISMNRNLKLYHDSGTGTITQLGNANWSDYTAGDDGVYIKNAWPGIDIEIKSGHGELKTSYILNSNPGFTTGHLVIEDEFQGGSDYSLVMDEIWSVESGTGAQTGTAKYLNTNGEGVYISAAFGYDHSGIRDNSTTFGYKINSNKLQIYVPETWMNNPAVQYPLVIDPVVTSSATYTAGDMRFRINGSFCGGPGADCAYTLSVPRPANSTLTAADFSIVHETLVGSCFFSCWMSDAGFYFQTTCGIDGYWGCNVNNPGTCTGTNLDFSGLIACLGPACNGNVDFTIYNSYCYCNTGGNCGTSCQRINNNTWIVTLTGSTIETLGNTATGNGSQTLNDPDCVGSFTLDPTTANGVPGYTYTWSTGATTPTISVGVTPAVYTCTVTDACGVSVLATFNIGCPLPLRFENFTAAQQNQEIIINWNTLSEAGIQKINLQRAGADGVYKTIASFLSDGTETGKEYSFTDLNPSQGNNYYRLVAYFESGESSTEEPISVFYSTEKSLLVVPNPATDDVRISFESVSGQSYTIIISDSFGRTVKEYLITANANSTEILLDISSWTKGNYVIQLKSQSKTLSERLVVF; this comes from the coding sequence ATGAAGAGGATAAAAACTGCACTATTATTTATAATCTCTTTCGTTTTTTATTTGAGTGGCATCAGTCAAACTATGACTGAAAAAGTGAACAATTATAACACCTTCACGTCTACCACAACAGATATTACGAAAGAATTATTAAATCTTGTTCCGGAAGAATTTCACAATCATCCGGAATTTGGCATGCTACCTTATAATGCGCCATGTACAAATTGTATTGAGTTGATTCATTTGCGTACTGATTCTACCCGCATGTTTGTAGAAAAAGGAAGTGAAGGAACTCAATTTTACAGTCAGGCATCATACGGCTACATTCACTATAAAGATGAACAAGGATATCTAAGAACCTACGATCAACGCATGATGCCGGATGCACATCATCCAGGAAGATTTCTTTCACTTCATCAAGATTTTCCGATGATCATTGATACAGAAAATAAACTGACTTCTTTTGTTCTACCTTCCGGAGAAATTATTTCAATGAACCGCAATCTAAAGCTCTATCATGACTCAGGTACAGGAACCATTACACAACTTGGCAACGCAAATTGGTCAGATTACACTGCCGGTGATGATGGTGTTTATATTAAAAATGCTTGGCCAGGTATTGATATTGAAATCAAATCAGGACATGGAGAATTGAAAACCAGTTATATTCTGAATTCAAATCCAGGCTTTACTACCGGACATTTGGTCATTGAAGATGAATTTCAGGGAGGGTCTGATTACTCATTGGTGATGGATGAAATTTGGTCTGTTGAATCGGGTACAGGTGCACAAACAGGAACAGCAAAATATCTCAATACGAATGGTGAAGGCGTATATATTTCTGCCGCATTTGGTTATGATCATTCTGGTATCAGAGACAATTCAACCACTTTTGGATACAAAATAAATTCAAACAAATTACAAATTTATGTTCCTGAAACTTGGATGAACAATCCCGCTGTGCAATATCCATTGGTGATTGACCCTGTGGTAACTTCTTCTGCAACTTATACCGCAGGAGATATGAGATTCAGAATTAACGGCTCATTCTGCGGAGGACCGGGTGCTGATTGTGCTTACACGCTTTCTGTTCCAAGACCTGCCAATTCAACCTTAACAGCGGCAGACTTCAGTATTGTACATGAAACGCTCGTAGGTTCTTGTTTTTTTTCTTGCTGGATGAGTGATGCCGGTTTTTACTTTCAAACTACTTGTGGAATTGACGGTTACTGGGGCTGCAACGTAAACAATCCAGGAACCTGTACCGGAACCAACCTTGACTTTTCTGGATTGATTGCATGTCTTGGCCCGGCTTGCAATGGAAATGTTGACTTTACTATTTACAATTCATACTGCTACTGCAATACAGGTGGTAATTGTGGTACAAGCTGCCAGCGCATCAACAACAATACTTGGATAGTCACACTAACCGGTAGTACCATTGAGACATTAGGAAACACAGCTACAGGCAACGGCTCCCAAACATTAAATGATCCTGATTGCGTAGGTTCTTTTACTTTAGATCCAACTACTGCTAACGGAGTTCCCGGTTACACGTACACATGGAGCACAGGAGCAACAACACCAACAATTAGTGTGGGTGTTACACCTGCGGTTTACACATGTACGGTAACAGATGCTTGTGGAGTAAGTGTGCTTGCCACATTTAATATTGGTTGCCCTTTGCCTCTGCGCTTTGAAAATTTCACTGCGGCACAACAAAATCAAGAAATAATTATCAATTGGAATACCTTGTCAGAGGCAGGAATACAAAAGATAAATCTTCAACGTGCTGGCGCTGATGGAGTTTATAAAACTATCGCCAGCTTTTTATCTGACGGAACAGAGACAGGAAAAGAATATTCATTCACTGATTTGAATCCTTCTCAAGGCAATAATTATTATCGTCTGGTTGCTTATTTTGAAAGTGGTGAAAGCTCTACAGAAGAACCCATTTCTGTTTTTTATAGCACAGAAAAATCCTTGTTAGTTGTTCCAAATCCGGCAACTGATGACGTGCGAATATCATTTGAATCTGTGTCTGGTCAAAGCTATACCATCATCATCTCAGATTCATTTGGACGAACTGTGAAAGAGTATCTGATCACGGCAAATGCCAACTCGACAGAAATTCTATTGGATATTTCAAGTTGGACAAAAGGAAACTATGTGATACAACTTAAAAGTCAAAGCAAAACTTTGTCTGAACGGCTGGTTGTATTTTGA
- a CDS encoding murein L,D-transpeptidase catalytic domain family protein, translating into MCARKRKKTPVFFVLVSLVTTLVSFSGRAEEVNVSELLNVDSIYTRAKTEFENYAQTVYHEIDDTSLSYEAFLQGLTGYWNLEKRGELPRKDILTVVDFSKPSNEERLYIIDLCKNKIIHRSLCAHGVNSGGLYARHFSNEENSHQSSLGFYVTTTTYTGKYDLALRIDGMEHSNSHASSRGVVIHAAKYATYEFLDQNACTLGRSYGCPALPFENFNQVVEWIKGGTCFFIYYPSRSYQRHSKYLNRRNYLEDFVVMPEDMACTE; encoded by the coding sequence ATGTGTGCAAGGAAACGTAAAAAAACGCCCGTTTTTTTCGTTTTGGTTTCGCTGGTCACAACGCTGGTTTCTTTTTCTGGTCGTGCGGAAGAAGTAAACGTTTCAGAGTTGCTGAATGTGGATTCTATCTATACAAGGGCGAAAACGGAATTCGAAAATTACGCGCAGACGGTATATCATGAAATTGATGATACCTCATTGTCTTATGAAGCTTTTCTTCAAGGATTAACGGGTTATTGGAATCTGGAAAAACGGGGTGAACTTCCCCGAAAGGATATTTTAACCGTGGTTGATTTCTCTAAACCTTCTAATGAAGAGCGTCTTTATATCATTGATCTCTGTAAAAACAAAATCATTCATCGCTCATTGTGCGCCCATGGTGTGAATAGCGGCGGACTCTATGCGCGGCATTTTTCCAATGAAGAAAACTCACATCAAAGTAGTCTAGGTTTTTATGTGACAACAACTACGTATACCGGCAAGTATGATTTGGCGCTTCGCATTGATGGTATGGAGCATTCAAATTCTCACGCAAGCAGCAGAGGGGTGGTTATTCATGCCGCAAAATATGCAACGTATGAGTTTTTAGATCAGAATGCCTGTACTTTAGGCAGATCATATGGTTGTCCTGCCTTGCCATTTGAAAATTTTAATCAGGTAGTTGAATGGATCAAAGGAGGAACTTGTTTCTTCATCTATTATCCAAGCAGATCATATCAACGTCATTCTAAATATCTGAACAGAAGAAATTATTTGGAAGATTTTGTTGTTATGCCGGAGGACATGGCATGTACTGAGTAG
- a CDS encoding peptide chain release factor 3: MKFDTEIEKRRTFAIISHPDAGKTTLTEKLLLFGGAIQTAGAVKSNKIKKTATSDFMEIEKQRGISVATSVMAFQYNGKQVNILDTPGHKDFAEDTYRTLTAVDSVILVIDCANGVEAQTERLMEVCRMRKTPVIIFINKMDREGRDPFDLLDELENMLKIRVRPLSWPIGIGATFKGVYNIFRKELNLFAANKTKIAEEVISIQDVKSNEIDQLVGEDAAALLREELKLIEGVYDPFDKANYLTGDLAPVFFGSAINNFGVKELLEAFLEVSPSPRGRETDAGFIEPQREEFSGFVFKIHANLDPKHRDRIAFLRVVSGKFERNKFYHHVRLDKNFKFANPTSFMAQDKSVIDEAFPGDVVGLYDTGSFKIGDTMTETSNYSFKGIPSFSPEIFMELENRDPLKSKQLEKGIEQLTDEGVAQLFTQQPGNRKIVGTVGQLQFEVIKYRLEHEYGATCEFTPKRFYKACWMTTTNQQQLDQFIRAKTIYIAQDKDKNPVFLAETPFLLQMAQQDYKDITFHFTSDFKVGKN, translated from the coding sequence ATGAAATTTGATACAGAAATAGAAAAACGCAGAACCTTCGCCATTATCTCACACCCTGATGCAGGTAAAACCACGCTGACAGAGAAATTGCTGCTCTTTGGAGGCGCTATTCAAACTGCAGGTGCCGTAAAAAGTAACAAGATTAAAAAAACGGCTACTTCAGATTTTATGGAAATTGAAAAACAAAGAGGAATTTCCGTAGCAACCTCTGTGATGGCATTTCAATACAATGGTAAACAAGTGAATATTCTGGATACTCCCGGTCACAAAGATTTTGCTGAAGACACCTATCGCACCCTCACTGCTGTTGACAGCGTTATTCTGGTCATAGACTGTGCCAATGGTGTTGAAGCACAAACCGAACGATTAATGGAAGTATGCCGTATGCGCAAAACTCCGGTAATTATTTTTATCAATAAGATGGACCGCGAGGGACGTGATCCATTTGACTTGTTGGATGAATTGGAAAACATGCTGAAAATTCGCGTACGTCCACTTTCATGGCCTATTGGCATTGGCGCAACCTTTAAAGGAGTTTACAATATTTTCCGCAAAGAACTCAACCTGTTTGCTGCCAACAAAACTAAAATTGCAGAAGAAGTCATTTCCATTCAAGATGTGAAGAGTAATGAAATTGATCAATTGGTCGGTGAAGATGCTGCGGCTTTACTGCGTGAAGAACTCAAATTGATTGAAGGCGTGTATGATCCATTTGACAAAGCAAATTATTTGACCGGAGATTTAGCACCGGTATTTTTTGGAAGTGCAATTAATAATTTTGGTGTGAAAGAATTGCTTGAAGCCTTTCTTGAAGTTTCTCCATCGCCGCGCGGACGCGAAACTGACGCAGGTTTTATTGAGCCACAAAGAGAAGAATTCAGCGGATTTGTTTTTAAAATTCACGCCAATTTGGATCCTAAACATCGTGACCGTATTGCGTTCCTCAGAGTAGTGTCAGGCAAATTTGAGCGCAACAAATTTTATCACCATGTAAGACTGGACAAAAATTTCAAGTTCGCTAATCCAACCTCCTTTATGGCGCAAGACAAAAGCGTTATTGATGAAGCCTTTCCGGGTGATGTTGTTGGATTATATGATACCGGAAGTTTTAAAATTGGTGATACCATGACTGAAACATCCAACTACTCTTTCAAAGGAATTCCCAGCTTTTCACCTGAAATATTCATGGAATTGGAAAACCGTGATCCACTGAAATCAAAACAACTTGAAAAAGGAATTGAGCAATTAACCGATGAAGGCGTTGCGCAATTATTCACACAACAACCCGGAAACAGAAAGATTGTTGGCACTGTAGGTCAGCTTCAGTTTGAAGTAATCAAATACCGACTTGAGCATGAATATGGCGCAACTTGCGAATTCACACCAAAGCGATTTTACAAAGCTTGTTGGATGACCACAACGAATCAACAACAACTAGATCAATTCATTCGTGCAAAAACTATTTACATAGCACAAGATAAAGACAAGAACCCCGTATTTCTTGCGGAAACTCCTTTCCTTCTGCAAATGGCACAGCAAGACTACAAGGACATCACGTTCCATTTTACCTCAGATTTTAAAGTGGGGAAAAATTGA